A DNA window from Moorella thermoacetica contains the following coding sequences:
- the ligD gene encoding non-homologous end-joining DNA ligase has product MDREMTTGQQVNGEPYMLPRLPGQQLRLTNLDKVFWPEGLTKFDLVEYYVDMAPGILPYLRERPLVLKRYPDGITGEAFYQKECPAYAPEWVATLPVYHTDSDKTINYVLCNNEATLAWLANQGCIEVHAWLSRAGRLEYPDIVVMDLDPADGTTLVDVLEIALLVNRALKELHLTGYPKNSGARGLHIFIPLYPRWTFREVTAAMGYLAHLIVQVYPRKATTEHLIHRRRGKVYLDYLQNVQGRSMTFPYSLRPLPGAPVSAPLTWEEVAAKKIYPGDFNIIRRRLEEWGDLYRELLEHPNDLTPLLELAI; this is encoded by the coding sequence ATGGACCGGGAAATGACAACAGGACAGCAGGTTAACGGGGAGCCCTATATGCTGCCCCGGTTGCCGGGACAGCAGCTCCGGCTGACCAACCTGGACAAGGTCTTCTGGCCGGAGGGGCTGACCAAGTTTGATCTCGTCGAATATTATGTCGACATGGCCCCCGGCATCCTACCTTACCTGCGGGAACGTCCCCTGGTCCTGAAGCGCTACCCGGACGGCATTACAGGGGAGGCCTTTTACCAGAAAGAGTGCCCTGCCTATGCCCCAGAGTGGGTGGCGACCCTGCCTGTCTATCACACCGATAGCGATAAAACCATCAATTACGTTCTCTGCAATAACGAAGCAACCCTGGCCTGGCTGGCCAACCAGGGGTGCATCGAGGTCCATGCCTGGCTCTCCCGGGCCGGTCGCCTGGAATACCCGGATATCGTTGTCATGGACCTCGACCCTGCGGACGGCACTACCCTTGTCGATGTGCTGGAAATCGCCCTCTTGGTCAACCGGGCTTTAAAGGAACTCCACCTCACCGGCTACCCCAAAAATTCAGGCGCCAGGGGCCTGCATATTTTCATCCCCCTTTATCCCCGCTGGACCTTCCGGGAAGTTACGGCTGCCATGGGATACCTGGCGCATCTCATTGTGCAGGTTTACCCCCGCAAAGCCACCACCGAGCACCTTATCCACAGGCGCCGGGGCAAAGTCTACCTGGATTACCTGCAAAATGTACAGGGGCGGTCCATGACCTTTCCCTACAGCCTACGGCCCCTGCCCGGGGCCCCGGTTTCCGCCCCCTTGACCTGGGAAGAAGTGGCGGCGAAAAAGATTTATCCCGGAGATTTCAATATCATCAGGCGCCGCCTGGAAGAATGGGGCGACTTGTACCGGGAACTCCTGGAGCACCCCAATGATTTAACACCCCTGTTAGAGCTGGCCATATAA